Below is a window of Impatiens glandulifera chromosome 2, dImpGla2.1, whole genome shotgun sequence DNA.
taaattaatttggtaAGATGCAAATAAGTGTACTTGTAGGAATAAGATGTTATTTATATATGGATAGTTATGtgtgtatttttataaattgttcgTTAAGATGATtttctatcatttttattatgaaaattttgagagtcaaaaatttcatccaagatctcgttctttgaaTAGAGCGTTACGGTGGAATTCTTAtgaatgatatataatgaaaatcaaatgtatatattatggttagtcgtatgtgtcacgaacATGTTGAATCtgcaactcacttatttttgcattgtcgaggGGTGATTATtatttggagtcttttgtgAAGTACTATTGTGATTTATTGGGTGATATCCGAGTTTTTGAGTAGTTGTCGGAAAGTTTGGAATGATGCAGATGATTTgacagacctacatatttggtttatcatcccaattataatttttggtaGATTAtctggtttgaaagaaatcgtttaactttcaatgatcgtagtcgtccgtTGCGTATCATTCGTAATGCTATTGTTATGATGTTTTCTGAGATTTGttcaagaaaatcaataaaGTCTATCGGGgaagttaatcgttcttctcgagaatttacgagttcgataacttattgattatcgttttttcttttttttcttttaatgttatgttttatcgttgtgtttaaataaattttttcatttttaataatgacaaataaaaataataaatttggatTATATTTATATGGAGGATTTATATACGGACGAATTTATGACATTACtcctatttttaaaaaaaaattaacataattcacttttttgtttatttaattattaaaaaaatagtaaacttacatttatttacttggtttatccaaaattttatcgcccttaaatttttttcaaactcaacTCAACTCTAAATCTTAGTCCGtctatatacatatacatatagaGAGAAAGAGATTTTTGAATAGGGAATTTGAGAGGGGATTAGATTAGttgaaaatttaacaaattttctctcttctcatcCTTTTTATCTTTTTCCAGGTCTCATGTAGTGACACGTCATTCTCTCCTAATTCTCCTTctctctcccaaatttcttcattatatatttatttatttattgtatttagtataatatttataattgtttagtTTTCAAATCCATTCAGTATAATTCtcttgatattttaattattaatttttttaaagattttttttaaaattttaactaaaaaattaagttataatattattaattgaaaaataaaatttatgtctaaattataattatttagtgctttatatatttataattttaataaaaaaaattataatattaatatatgaaactaaatgttaaaaaacaataaaaatgtattgaaaaagaatatttataaaatatgttgctaaagaaaacaaattaaactatTTACAGCGCTTTTTCACGGTTGCTAAATTTTTAACGACCCCACTTTTTGACATCTTACATAAGCAAGATAGCGACGCTTTTATGCGTCGGTAAATGCATTTTTTCCTGAACAAAACATAATTTGTTGTAGTGACTTATCCAGCTTTGTCCCCAATGTGCGACCTTTTTGCATTTCTTCAATCtgaactttaaatatatatatagttaacaTGAATGCCATAGTTAATTTTCACCTTCATTTACCGTggttaattaaaatgataatcgGAACTcgtgatatataattttttttaaacatcctATTGAACTACTTAATAAGTTAGTTTAACTTTATTACATGTATTTATACAACacattcttaatttgttttaagtTTCATCAATTAGAAAGTACTATCACCACCTTTCTTATAAGAAGAgaacattttgaaaaaaaatctacaaaataaataaattaaattggcCCTAGAGATGTGGAACAAATGTCCCCTCAACACTACAAATTTTGATCATTTCAAAATGCAACTAGAGGATTTTTCTTTGCAACATAAAAATCTCctctagtaaaaaaaaatattaacaaattaggtAACAAATATAACAGAAAATTCTCTCAAAAAGATATAGCTATGACAATACATCGAATTCACTTAGCCCTACTATTTTGTTTCCTTAACACTACTATTTTATTTCCTtgaaattaagttaaatttatattaatgagaAAATTGATAAGAATCTGTGGTCCAGCCCTGTGCTTTGCTGCCTACCAGGCAGGCCCTTAACGCCGGTTTTATGTTACTgtcgttatattttttaacgaGGTTTTTTCATTATTTCCCTTCTCTAGACTTgggaattatttttctttaacatCATAAGAACTAGGAACTAAAATTCTCATTGTAATCCACCTAGCTTTCTGAATCTAATTAACTTGTGAATTCGTACCACCCCTATTGTTGATTTCATTGCTTGTTTTGAAGAACATTACATTTATTGCTTTCTTACCAAAATAAACATGAAAATGTTTATTATTGTGGAAGATGTCGATTAGAAGATTTGATCGTCATAGGGATATTAGATTTAGGGTTGAAGAGAGACGATCCATCTGGACTCCTATtccattaataatttgaaaattataaggTACAAGATAGTCCCTGAAGTTAGAGTACAAAGAAATATAGAAGTCCcaagatataattaaatagttacaTTTAACCCTAAGCTTAAAAAACTGATATATTCTAATTCTATTTCTCACAATCTTCATATAGATAGAGATGATTGAAACATATTTAGGTCACATTAATAATGAGTATTATATTTTACACTTCAAAAATCATGCAACAATGgctaattatatttgttaattatgtaTAGTTTAATCAACTCAAATCTTATGTCCCAAGCCATTAAAAATGTTCCACACCTTTAAATACCAaactcctcctcctccaccacaTTCAACACATCGATCACTCTTTACCTAACACAACACAAAGAGCATTGATGGGCAGTTTTATTGGTCACGTGCTTCCCGGCCTAGGGTTTATCGTCATTGGATTATGGAAATTGATAAACCACATCAAGCTCCACGCCCTTAACCCTAAATCATACACAGCACAACTCTTCTTTCCCACAAAGAAGTCGAGGTATGGCGAACTCTACTTCATGTTGGGGGGCAGCGCAATCTCCATTATGATGGAGCTCTTCATCGGTCCGGTCAAGCACCAACCCTTTGACACTGACGGGACTATTCCCACCAACCATCTACACAATTTCGAGCACGCTACCGTCGGGTTGACCATATTCACTTACGCGGCTTTAGCTGTGATCTTGGATCGTTTTGGGCGCCCAAGTACTAAATATGGTATGACCCTAACAATTGGAGTTGTTGCCTTATGGCTAAAATacctcctcttccacctccACTCGGCCGACCACACTGGTTTGGAGGGGCATTACCATTGGTTCCTTCAGATTCTCATTATTCTATCGCTTATCACCAGTGTTCTCGGTATTCCTTACCCAAAGAGCTTCTTGATCAGCTTCGTTAGGTCCTTCAGCATAGCTTTTCAAGGCGTTTGGTACAATGTTATGGGAATCATGCTTTGGACAAAAGGTTTCATGCCTAAAGGTTGTTTCATGAACTTCGAGGATGCTCACTATGTGGTGAGGTGCGATACGGATGCAGCGCTCGATAGGGCTAAAGCGCTAACTACCCTTGAATTCAGTTGGTATTTGGTCATTGGTGTTGTCATGGCAATGGGTTTGTACTTGTACATGATTAAAGTTTACCCTGAAAAAGAATGTTTCGAGTCGTTGGCTAAGTACGAGTTTGGAGATGATCAAGATCACAATGATGCTGAGGCTCAAAAGAAGAGCAACAAACGTGGGATTTTAAACGGATTTATTAAGACTGGCAAGGAATTCAAAGAATGATTATGACAAGAGATAAGAGAGAAATGTTGGGTATAATATATAACCTAAAAAATGTTGCTTAtgtttgatgaatctgttcAAATTAAGCCTAGCCAAGTATATATTGTAATGTTGGTATAAGGAGAACATATCTGAATGTGTGTTTctttttattagttataaatatgcATATTTGATAGATTTTACCTTAAAATAGTGAATTATTATGGTTTTCTGTTTTATGCTGTTAgtgttagttttatttataattatttattaattaggcTCAAGAATCTATCAAACTTGGATAAACAATGTTCAAAAACTACACTTAATTACTTGAACATATATAGTTCATTTGCACCACATTAAATTAGTCATATATATGACTAAAAAATTTCACTCATAAAcagaaaatttatataattaacacctttattttcttacaaagtacacttttttttattgatccATGCAAGGTAGTTGGGACGGTCGCATGCACGGTGGAAATaatcacaaatatattaaatagataaataaaatccaaaagaacctcaaactaaaaataatattttttttaaaagaaagacAACTCCTCTCATATTATTACCAACAAAACTAGATATCTTATCCATAATACTTGAGCAATATTGAACCAATCTATTCAATCATCTGCAGGTCAAAATCTTATTTGAGAGAAATCATTGCAAAATTGTATATGTTAAAGATTATTTGCTCGAACTTCAACTTACAGAAACATAATTCACTCCCTGTCCTTCATAACATGTGACAAGGTTTAGTAAGAAAGTCATTTATCtctattacattattttatttgatatggATAAGAATGATTATTgctataagataatatattttgtacagataaacaaaaactttaattttttagtaGCT
It encodes the following:
- the LOC124926852 gene encoding transmembrane protein 45B-like, encoding MGSFIGHVLPGLGFIVIGLWKLINHIKLHALNPKSYTAQLFFPTKKSRYGELYFMLGGSAISIMMELFIGPVKHQPFDTDGTIPTNHLHNFEHATVGLTIFTYAALAVILDRFGRPSTKYGMTLTIGVVALWLKYLLFHLHSADHTGLEGHYHWFLQILIILSLITSVLGIPYPKSFLISFVRSFSIAFQGVWYNVMGIMLWTKGFMPKGCFMNFEDAHYVVRCDTDAALDRAKALTTLEFSWYLVIGVVMAMGLYLYMIKVYPEKECFESLAKYEFGDDQDHNDAEAQKKSNKRGILNGFIKTGKEFKE